The DNA window AATTAGGAAAAGTAAAGAAGGTAACGCAATAATTAGGGTTTTCTTCCAACTTCTAAAAAAACCAGCCAGCCAAAGCCAGCCCAATGGGGGCAACATTACACCAACAATTATTGAAATATACATTATGGGATTATTGTTCCCGTAATCATACTTATGTTCAATATTATAACGCACATATTCGCCTAACTCGGCAAACGGACGTCCCCATATAAACAGATCAACAATACCCTGTATAAGAAAAATTGATATTAACACTCCTAATCCAAAGATAATAGACTCCCAAAACTTCTTGCGTAAGAGAATGGCTAGCCCGACTCCGCCAATAAAAATAACGGTCTGAAATCGAATGGAAAACGCTAGCCCTATCATTAACCCTGCCAATAAATATCGACTCCAAGACCGATTATCCTCCATCGCGGTGTAGGCATACCATACACCCATAATCAGGAATGGTATGCACGCAACCTCAACAAAATTCCGGATGGAAAGCATCGGCATAAACCATAAGAAAGACAAGGCTATCCCCACCTGAATGGCAGCCTTTCGACCTCCAAATCGTTCTGCCAACTTATAACCAAAAGCGACTACAACAAGGGATAAGAGTGCATGTAGAAGCCTAATCAGGAAAACTTTTATCTTGGGATCATCAATTCCGATAGCTTTAAACAAAGAGAGTACAATGTAATGTGCCCCTACATAAAAAAAACTGTGACCTGCGGGGATGGGATCAACCTGGCTCTTGGGAAGCCAATCGTTATAGTCAGTTCCATCAACCCACGATTGCGACGCTTCAAGAACAAGGAAATGATCGTCGTGCATGCCGTATCCTTGAGAGAAAATGGCAGCTAATATCCTTACGCAAAGAGCACCAATTAGTATTAATCGCAACGGTTGAGTCGCCCATGTTCTTTTTAAATAATCCATATCTTCATCCTTTTATCTATATTATCATCAATCTTGACTACTATAAAATGGTGTGTCTCACAACTTCGAAAAGTGCTTCTGGTAAAGTTGAAAGAGTGCCTTTCCTTTTTTACCGAACGATTCATTACCGTTTTGCTCCTGAATAAACTTATTGCTTGTATTATCATAAACCATTACGGTAGAATCGGTAACAAAACCAAAACCATCAGTATAGGTATATGAGGCAAAACCAACGTTCTCGTGAGTAAGCAAATCCTTTGAAAAGTTAAAAGCGGTCCGATCCACCTTCATCTGTGTGAGTAGGGTAGCTGCAATATCAAATTGGGAACCCGTTTTTGACACGATGGAGTCCCTTACGCTAAGCGCTCCTCCGAGCCAAAGCATGGGTATCCGAAACTTCCGTTCGTCGTGGCTCGGATAATTCCCAGGCAGACGATGGCCATGATCGGCCACGACTATAAAGAGGGTGGAATCCCAAACTGGCAACTTCCTAACCTCCCTGAAGAAGTTACCCAAACATTGATCGGTGTAGTGGATACTGTTTTCATACTTGCCAACCTCCTCGCTGGTAAGGAATTTCGATTTTAGCGGAACCTCATAGGGTTCGTGACTACTTAGAGTAAAAAGCCCATAAAAGAATGGCCCTTTTGCCGTTTGTAAATCCGCAAAAAGACGGTCGAAAAGATGCTGATCGTTGACACCCCATTTCGACTCGTTGTAAGCTGCCGGAAAATCGTCTACGGTGACCAACTTCTGAAACCCACCATTCATAAAATAGGAACGCATGTTGGCAAAATTAAGATCGCCACCATAGTAAAAGGCTGTAGAATAACCATTCTTCATTAACTCTCTGGAAACGAAAGGGAGCTTTTGAGTTTTTTCCGGAAACTTAACCACGGAAGTTTGCGGTTGATCAGGATATCCGCTAAAGATAGCGGCCATGCCCTTTTCGCTTCGAAAACCACTAGAATAGATATGTGAAAAGAGGAGTCCATCCCCGGTTAAAGCATCAAAATTTGGGGTAACACCAGCCACTCCTCCTAGTTTTTGGATAAGATTGGCAGTAAAACTTTCAATTACAATTATCACCACGTTGGGCCTTTCCATTCGTAAAACAGATTTTGGCTTGTGGTAATCATGCATTATTTCTTTGAAATAGGCGTTTGCTTGGCTCTCCTCCATATAGATATACTGCTTCCCATTTTTCTGAGATGCAAGAAGCGATCGAGCCACATTCCAAACTACGTTTATCCCCGAGTGGTTGGCAAACTGGTTCGAGCTAAAATAAGCCTTTCCTGTATTCATGGGGGCAATTCCTAATCCACCGCGAATGGGTAGAATCATACAGGAAGCCACAAAAACAAAAACTGGAATCAACCAGAATCGTCCGGAATTGCACCCAAGTAGCGTTTGGGAAACATAACGCCTAAATAGGAAGAAAAAGAGAATAACAACGCTTACCGTGAGAAGAAGGTAAAATACCAGGTAACCCAAGGTTAAACTGGCGGCTGCTTCGAGTGGTGTTTTTAGATATAGCAAAGGTGTACTATCCATCCGAAAGCCCCAGTTACGATAGAGTTCAACATCGGCTAGAACAATGGGCACGACTAATAGTAGTAAAAGAAATACAAAAGTGTCAAAAACGCCCCTCAGGTATCGTCCCTTTAAGAAAAAGAGTAACCCTATGAGAAGCGACGCAATCAAGGCAAAGTAGCCTGTCATGCTCGTATCCATCCACAATCCCCTTCCGAATACCTCCAAATACTCCAAGAAGGTCATCTCTTTTGCTAGGGTATAATTATACCCCAGAAAAAGAGCCCTACTTAAAAAGAAAAAAACTATCCAAAAAAGAAAGAACTGCAGAAGGAATAGGATACGCCTGCCTATCGAAGTCTTAAAAAAATGCCCCATTGCCTCACAATTAATACTAGCGGAAAGAACCACCGAAATGCATCAAAACTCACTACCGCTGTAGATTGTACAACTTGGAATAAATCCCACCTAGACCAATTAACTCATCGTGCTTACCACGCTCGACAATTTCACCATCCTGAAGAACACAGATTAGATCGGCATTCTTAACCGTGGACAGACGGTGAGCAATAACGATGGAAGTTCGATTCTTCATGAGGTTTTCCAGCGCTTCCTGAACCAACCTTTCCGATTCAGTATCCAGTGCAGAGGTGGCCTCATCGAGAATCATGATTGGTGGATTTTTCAGAATGGCACGTGCAATGCTAACGCGTTGGCGTTGTCCTCCAGATAACTTTCCACCCCTATCCCCTATATTTGTGTAGTAACCATTAGGGCTTGCCTCAATAAAATCGTGCGCATTGGCAACTTTTGCCGCAGCCATAACGCTTCCGATTGTAGCATTTGGCAACCCAAAGGCAATGTTGTTATAAAAGGTATCGTTAAAGAGAATAGGCTCTTGATTTACATTGCCCATCAACCCGCGCAAACTTTTTATACTAAAATCTTTTATGTCGACACCATCAACCAAAATCTCGCCTTCAGTTGCATCATAGAAGCGAGGAAGTAGATCGACAAAGGTCGACTTTCCCGAACCAGACTGGCCAACTAGTGCCACCGTCTTTCCCTTCTCTATAGTTAGACTCACATTCCTTAGGACAGGCTCATCTTGGTATTTAAAGCAAACGTTGCGATACTCAATTTTCTCACCAAATTGTTCAACCACCCTAGCGTCATCCTTCTCCTTAATCGGATTATCAGCTTCGATAACCGCATCAATCCGATCGGCAGAAGCCATACCCTTTAACACATTAAAGTAGGCCTGACTAAATGATTTTGCAGGAGTTATAATCTGCGAAAAAATCACCAAATATCCAATTAAACTAGCAGCAGTAAGGCTGCCATCACCTTTGAGAACCATTTTTCCACCATACCACATGAGAATTACCACAACAGCAACACCCAAGAATTCGCTTAACGGAGAGGCCAAATCGCGGCGACGGTTAACCTTTACCAGAATTCTGGTATAGAATGAGTTCGTGCTTTCAAAGCGCTGAATCATTTTTTCCTCAGCATTAAAAGCCTTAATAATGCGAAGACCACCAAGGGTTTCTTCAAGCGTAGACAGTAAGAATCCTAAGCGACGTTGTCCCTTAAATGAGTGTTTCCGCAAGTTTTTGCCAATACGGCCAATTAACAACCCAGCTACCGGAAGTAGCACGAAAACAAAAAGGGTAAGCTGAGGGCTCATTATCAGCAGAACAACCATATATACAATAACAAGAATGGGATCTCTAAAGAACATCTCCATAGAGCGCATAATACTCACCTCCAACTCATTTACATCGTTGGTGATTTTGGAAATTATGTCTCCTTTTCGCTCCTCAGAATAATATCCCAATGGTAGTTCAAGAACTTTTCGATACATCTTGTTCCTGATATCCCTTACAACTCCATTACGAAAAGGCGCCATGTAATAAAGCGAGAGATACGTAAATAGATTCTTAAAGAATGTCATTATAACTACAAACGTGCACATGAAAACCAAGGCATATGTAATTCCTTGACTAACTTTTATACTGCTTATAAAATAATTAAAATTGTGTAGAATAGAATTAACACTTAGCGAAAACGGTACGGTACTGGTTACTGCAGGTATCTGATCGAAAAGCACATTCAAAAAAGGAATTACCATCGCAAGTGTGAAAACTGAAAAGAACGCTCCCAAAATGTTCAACCCAATTATCAAACCTACAGTTCCCTTGTATGGAATTAAATACTTAAAAATCTTTCCAAACTTTTTCACTCTAATCAATTTTAGATTTCAACGAGGGTTCTTAGCCCCCCAAAAAATTAAATATATGTTCCCTTTTCGGTCCATAAAAACCCGCCTAAGTTACTATTCTAAATTACAATCCGGTGTAACTAGTGGGGGAAATTGCACTGAGTTCCTGCTTTACCTCGTCACTCACAGGCAATCCTGCAATAAACGTCTTAAATGTCTGCTCATTAACCTTAGCGTTTGTCCGGGTTAATGCCTTCAACATTTCGTATGGATTCTCAACACCTTCGCGACGGAGTATTGTTTGAATGCCTTCGGCCACAACCATCCAGTTGTTCTCCAAATCGGCATCAATGGCAACCTGATTGAGAATGAGTTTATCCAAACCCTTCATCAACGATTTGAAGGCAAGAATGGTATGTGCGGATGGAACACCAATATTTCTAAGAACGGTGGAGTCGGTCAAATCGCGCTGAAGACGAGAAATAGGTAATTTGGCGCTAAGATGTTCGAAAAGTGCATTGGCAATTCCAAAGTTTCCTTCAGCATTCTCGAAGTCGATGGGATTTACCTTATGCGGCATGGCTGAGGATCCTACCTCCCCACTCACAATCTTCTGCTTAAAGTACTCCATTGCAATGTACTGCCACATATCGCGCGACAAATCCATAAGGATGGTATTTATCCGCTTGAAGTTATCAAAAATAGCAGCAAAGTTGTCGTAATGTTCAATTTGCGTAGTAGTCTGCGATCGATCGAGCCCCAACGTCTTGTTTACAAAGTTATTTGAGAAACTGACCCAATCGATATAAGGATAGGCCACGGCATGTGCATTAAAGTTTCCGGTTGCTCCACCAAACTTTGCAGAACAAGGAATATCACGCAAAAGGTTAAGTTGCTTTCCCACCCGCTCAACAAAAACGGCCAACTCCTTACCCAGGCGTGTAGGGGAAGCCGGTTGTCCATGTGTACGTGCCAACATGGAGATATCCTTCCACTCTTCTACCATACCGTTTAGCTGCTCGAGCAATTGATCCAGCAATGGATAGTATACCTCATGGGCAAAATCCTTAAGTGCATAGGGAAATGCCGTGTTGTTAATATCCTGAGAGGTGAGGCCAAAATGAACAAACTCCTTCATTCCACCCACCTTAAGGTTATCCATTTTTTCCTTTAAGAAATACTCAATGGCTTTAACATCATGGTTAGTAACTCGTTCTATCTCCTTAACTCGCTGAGCATCCTCTGTAGTAAAATGTAGATAAACCTCGCGCAGCTGGACAAATAATTCTTCATTGACACCCTTTAGTTGGGGCAAGGGAATCTCACAAAGGGCAATAAAATACTCCACCTCAACGAGGACCCGGTAGCGAATTATTGCTTCTTCGGAGAAGTAACGTGCGCACTCCTCAACCTTACTCCTATAACGGCCATCGATTGGTGAAATGGCAGACAAAGAAAATTTTTCCATGGCTAGTATTTTAATCTAGCGCAAAGGTAAAAAAAAAGCTGCGTCAAATCGGAGGAAATTATTGTTCAATGCCACAATTCGAAAGATTTTTTACTTTAAAAAATACTAAACAAGTCGGATTTTGCTACCTTCGTATGGCAAATAAAAAGCACCCACCCAAAGTTTACCGACTCGTCCTTATGCCAAATATAAGAGTAGCACTACCTTTGCATATCAACACGATTCCCTTTGTTTTTGGACTACAACGTCATTACATTAAGGATGAGATCATTCTTGACACAATGGAGTTTTCCGATTCGGTGCAGCAACTTCAGCTAAACACAATCGATGTGGCGCTCGTGCCTATCGAAATGCTGTCACAATTTAACTCTTACCATATTGTGAGTAATTACTGCCTGAGTTCCCAACGCGATATGCAATCGATCGCCCTTGCACTCCAAGGCGATATTTCGATACTCAGCACTATTTACTACGACCCGAGACAATCGGTGTGCACCTTACTTGTTAATATCTTAGCTAAGGGATATTGGAAATGCAACCCAAAATTACAACCGCTTCCTTCCAACGATAAAATACACAATCTGAAGATAGGAGAAGGGATCCTATTGATGGATAGTGAGGCCATAGACACCTATCAAAAGCAGAATTGTCTCGTTGACCTATGCGCTGAATGGAAAAAATTTACGGGATTGCCTTTAGTTATGGCCGTGTGGATTTCGCTAAAACCGATGCCAGTAGCATTTTTAGATAAATTTAATAATGCTCTTCGCTTTGGCACAAGTAGCATTAACCAAGCACTCGAGGAGAATATCTTATACACTGATTTCCAAAAATCCAAGGCAAAACGACAATTACATCAAGGAATTAGTTTCATATTCGATCAGGAGAAAATAGTATCCATGAAACTATTCCAACAGCTTCAGGCCAACCTAAATGTTCCTGAGCAGATACAACCCGAGAGGAAACCATTTGCGCAGGTTAATTGTTTAACATCCTAACCTCGACGTTACACCATGATTTCGATATACTACAAGGCATTAAAGAAAATAATACACGAAGCGGATATTAAGGTATTTAGCGACTTGCCCATTGATGAGGTGCTCTGGATCGACCTTAACAATCCCAGCTTAAAGGAGAAGAAGGCAGTAGAATCATTTATCGGATCAAACCTAACCTCTCGGCAAAAAGCAGAAGAAATTGAAAGTTCTTCGCGCTATTCCGAAACGGAAAACATGGTGATTGCCAACTCAAACTTCCTCATTCAGGGTGAGGATTCATTTACCTACGAGCCAGTATCATTTATCCTGAAGGATAGCATTTTAATCTCAATGCGGAATGCCGATCTTAAGGTATTTGATGAATCAAGCCGGAAGTTTCAGATCAACTATAAAGCCTTCCCTACCGGTTACCACATTATGGTGGCTTTGCTGGAAACACGAATAGACCTCGATGCCGACATGGTGGAGAGCATTGCCCGTGAAATCTCACAAATCAGCAAGCGGTTGTCGCTAAACACCGACATAGACGAGGAAATTATCCTCACCATCAACCAGCTACAGGAGAACACCATGCTCATGCGCGAAAACATCATCGACAAACAGCGCGTATTGTCCGGCATAATGAAAAGTGAACGTTTCCCAAGCGATATTACGCCCAAGCTTACCATTATGATTAAGGACGTAGGATCGCTCATAAACCACACCGACTTTAGCTTTGAGCGTTTGGAATACCTTCAGAACACCTTTCTTGGGCTTATCAACATTGAACAGAACAAAATCATCAAGATTTTTACAGTGGCCTCGGTAGTATTTATGCCGCCTACCCTCATTGCTAGTATGTATGGCATGAACTTTAAGATAATGCCCGAACTCAGCTGGGTGGGTGGCTATCCATTTGCTGTTGGCCTTATGATTACCTCGTCCATCCTTACGCTATACATGTTCCGCCGCCGAAAATGGCTTTAAACTGAAATAACAAACTTCATGACAATAATTCGTATTACACTAGTCGTTACGACCATTCTAGCTCTTTTCAGCAGTTCATTTGCGCAACCAACCAATTCTGCGACAAAGAAGACGCTGGTATACAAAATGGAGATTGTGCGGGAAATTGACCCCGCGGCTTGGAGAATTGTTAAGAGTGGGCTAAATGAAGCGGTAACACTAAAGGCCGACCTCATTCTAATTCGAATGAATACCTATGGGGGCCTAGTGAACGTCGCCGACTCCATTCGGACCAAGATTCTCAACTGCAAGATTCCCATCTGGGTTTTTATCGACAACCAAGCAGCTTCGGCCGGAGCGCTAATATCCATTGCCTGCGATAGAATTTATATGCGCCAGGGGGCAAGTATTGGAGCGGCCACGGTGGTTGACCAAACCGGAGCAGCCATGCCCGACAAATACCAATCCTTTATGCGATCGATGATGCGCGCCACTGCTGAATCGCACGGAAAGGATACCCTGTTCAATGGCAAGGACTCCATCTTTAAATGGAGGCGCGACCCATTAATTGCAGAGGCAATGGTCGATCCTCGAACGATAATTCCCGGTCTTATTGATTCCACTAAGGTTTTGACCTTTACTACCCAAGAAGCAATTAAGTATGGCTACTGCGAGGGAGAGGCAGAATCGGTTTCGGAGGTACTCAGCCTGGGTAAGATTTCCAACTATGAAATTCGGGAGCAACATATCTCTGCCCTAGAAAAAGCAATTGGCTTCCTGCTAAACCCATTAGTGCAGGGAATTTTAATCATGCTGATTTTTGCTGGAATCTACTTCGAACTGCAAACACCCGGAATAGGTTTTCCGCTGGTATTAGCCTTATCGGCAGCAGTAGTCTACTTTGCGCCACTATACATGGAAGGACTTGCTGAGAACTGGGAACTAAGCCTATTCTTTATTGGGCTAATCCTTATTGCGGTGGAAGTTTTTGCCATACCCGGCTTTGGCGTTATCGGAATAGCGGGAATAACCTTTACATTCCTTGGGCTCACGCTGAGCATGATTGACAATGAGATTTTTCGCCAAGAAGGCCCAATTCCAACCATACTTATCGTTCAACCGGTATTGATTGTGGCCCTCAGTATGTTCTTATCCTTGATAATGGCTATCACCCTAAGTCAAAAACTGTTTACCGACAAGCGCAGCCCGCTCTACCGTTTAGCCTTACATACCAGCCTTAAAGGGGAAGATGGATTTGTGGGTATCGATTTGAACCAAAAAAACATGATTGGGAAGAACGGCATTACCCTTACAATGCTACGCCCGGCAGGGAAGGTAACCATCAACGAGGAGATATTCGACGCTATTTCCACCGATGGAGTCATTGATAAAGACCAACCAGTATTTGTAAAAAAGGATGAAGCAGGACAACTTTACGTTTCGAAGGTTTAACCCTATAAACAAAGACTACTATGGCAAAACCATACAATATTCGAGAGTATTGCCCCAATGATTACCGAGGAGTTTTAACCCTATGGCAACAAACAGGCCTTGGCGGTGCTCACCGTGGCGATAACGAAAAGACGATTGCCCTATCCATTGCCCTTGGAGGCAAGTTCTTTGTAGTAGAAGATACGGCAACAGACACCATTGTTGGCACCTCATGGATGACCTTCGATGGGCGACGCCTTCACCTTCACCACTTTGGAATTCAACCACAACTCCAGAAGACAGGCATTGGCACCGACTTGGCTATTGAGAGCCTTGCCTTTGCTAAGGAAAAAAAGATACAGGTAAAGTTGGAAGTGCATAAGGATAACCTAAAGGCCATCAACCTTTATCGCAAACTAGGCTTTGAATACCTAGGCGACTATGATGTGTATATTATCCGTGATGTGGAAGGCCTGAAGGGGTAAAGTCCGATAGCTTTTTCGTGACTACACGCACAAGGCAAAAGCCGATTCCAGTGCAGAAGTAAATCCGCTTTGCTCGTTACTCCCTGTATTCTTATACCTATTTAGCATATCGGCTGGGGCATTGGCAACCACATAGCTATGGGCTGCATGGTCGAGCATCTCCAAATCGTTATAATCGTTGCCAATAGCAAAAATCTCTGATCTTTCGATGCCCTTAACGTTCGAGATCCAATCAATTCCATGGGCCTTTGAAACCCCTAATGGAAAAATCTCTAGCCAAATCGACTCCTTATCGAAAGGGGAAGTTGCCTTTATAATGCTGTAGTTCCTCAATAATTTTCTTATCTCCACTTCCCGAGCAGATTGACTCGCAGCCAAAATAATAAGGATCTGAGTGCATGGCTCAGGATAGGGAATACCCGGAATGAACGGCGTATTAAAACCATGGTAAAATTCGCAGCGCCGCTCAAAGTCGGGGTTCGGATTGCCCGATGCGTGAAATTGAAAGATATGGTTCTGAGGAATAGCCTCGTGAATCATAAAATCGAACTGCTCCTTTACCAAAATTTGAGCAATATGGTTCACCTCTACCGTCTCCATCTGCATAACCATAGTCAACTCCTTTGTAGCCCAATCAATAACACCAGAGCCCGTAGAGAAAACAAGAAAGTCGATGGGGAAGTTTGGCTCAAGCACCTGCGCTGCTGTAAAAATAGACCGGCCCGTAGCGGCAACCCGAACAACACCACTTTTGCCCAACTGGGTAAGCGTATGAATGTCGCGCGAATCAACCGTATGATCATCCTTGAGCAATGTCCCATCTAAATCGGTAACCACCATTCGAATTGCCATACAATCCCTAATTTTCGATAAGTTCATAGCTGCTTGGCTGCACTGGCATTTGAAGCGATGGCAGAATTCGTTCGAGCAGAATACCCTCGTTGGAACTATTTCCGTAACCAAAGGAGGCCCTAACCCCCAGCGAAGCAAAGGCAACTGCCCTATCAATAGCCATTGGTAAGCTATCGCCTTGAAGCAAGGCACCCGTAAGTACACTCGCAAAGGCATCACCGGTACCGGGATATGCGGCTGGAAGGTAAGTGCAGGTTACTCTCCAAAAACGATTATCCGATTTATTGTAAGCATACACCGAGGTATGACGTTTTTCGCGTTGGTCGGGCACGCTAGTAATAATCACTATTTGCGGGCCCAACTCAGCCAAATCCAATAACCAACGTTTAACTTCACCCTCCGTCATTAATTCGGGCATAGGCCTGCCGAGTAAGAATGCCGCTTCGGTAATGTTGGGAGTGATGATATCGGCAAGCGAAATCATCTGGCGCATGCCCGATACAATCTCAGGGGTCATGGGACCATAAAGAACACCATCATCGCCCATTACCGGATCCACCACCACCAAGGTTTGTTTGGTACGGAACCGACGGATAAAATCGCTGACAATTTCTATTTGCCGAAATGAACCGAGGAAACCGCTATAAATGCCATCAAACTGGAGATTTAACCGTTCCCAATGCTCAATGATGGGCAGAAGATGATCGGTAAGGTCTACAAAATGATAATCCTTAAACTTGCTATGAGTAGAAAGAACCGCCGTTGGAAGTGGACAAACCTGAACGCCCATGCAGGATAGTATTGGAGTTACTACCGTGAGG is part of the Williamwhitmania taraxaci genome and encodes:
- a CDS encoding pyridoxamine kinase, which produces MMHNPVKRVAAIHDLSGFGRASLTVVTPILSCMGVQVCPLPTAVLSTHSKFKDYHFVDLTDHLLPIIEHWERLNLQFDGIYSGFLGSFRQIEIVSDFIRRFRTKQTLVVVDPVMGDDGVLYGPMTPEIVSGMRQMISLADIITPNITEAAFLLGRPMPELMTEGEVKRWLLDLAELGPQIVIITSVPDQREKRHTSVYAYNKSDNRFWRVTCTYLPAAYPGTGDAFASVLTGALLQGDSLPMAIDRAVAFASLGVRASFGYGNSSNEGILLERILPSLQMPVQPSSYELIEN